A segment of the Frankineae bacterium MT45 genome:
CGTCGCCGATGGGGACGGTAGAGAGTCACCCAATCGGACGAGGAGACAGACGCATGGACCCGTACCCGTCAGAGTTGATCGCGGCGCCGGCCGACCACCTGGCACTCCTGCTGCGCCGTTCGCTGCACGACGGTTCGGAGTGGCTCTCCCGGTTGACCGGCATCGATTTCCCGGCCGACTGCGAGCCCGACCTGCTCCGGGTGCGCGTTGGGCCGAGGGTGCCGGGTGTCTTCGACGTGGCCTTCACGACGGCGGCCTGGACCGATCGCAGCGGCAACACGGTCAGCTGGTTCGCCGCCGGCCATCAGCCGCACGCATTCCAGGGTGTCGTGGTGCTCTTCTGCGCCGACAGTTCCACCGACGAGCGCGAGCACAGCGCGGCCGTCGCCCTCGACCGGCTCCAGCGATGGTCGGGCACCGCGGTGGAGCCAGCGCTCCTCTCCGCCTAGCTCTCCTGCCTAGCTCACCGAGGCCCAGCTCACCTAAGCCGAGCTCGCCTAGGCCGGAACCGCCTAGGCCGGAACCGCGTCCAGGTCGTCGTCAACCGCCGTGCCGAGTGCGGCGGCCAGCGTGTCATGGACGGCAAAGGCGTCGGTGAGTCCGGTCATGCGCAGTAGCTTCTCGAGCCGGCGATTGCCGTCCAGGACGAGCGAGAACTCCCGCCGCTCACGAGCGGCGAGACTCGCGGCGTGAACCAGCACGCTGAGCCCCATGGAGTCCACATAGTTGACGGCACTGAGGTCGACCACGACGCCTCGAGAACCGGACCCCGGAGCGAGCGCATCGAGCAGGGGCGTGCCGACGTAGGGCGCCAGACCGAAGTCGACGTCGCCCGTCACCGTGAGCACGGATTGCTCGGCCAGTTGGGAACTGGTGACCGAAGCCCGCATCGCATTTCTCCTGACACTGGAATGATTCAGAAGAGCGTATTTCGGGCTGGCGGCGCGCGCGAAGGCGCCAGGAAGAACATTGCGTTAATCACAGAGATCGGCCCGGCCGCAGGGCCGGCTACGGCTAGAGGGTGAGGTCGTCCTTGGTGCGCTGATAGGAGGCCAGCGAGGCAGCCTCATTCGCGACCACATCGCGCAGCGAGGCGAGGTCGCGCTCACGATCCGCCGCCGCCGTGCGGAGGATGGTCTGCCGCGCGGCGTAGCTGGTGTCGATCAGTTGCTGAACCTGCGGGGCGACGACGGCCAGGGCCGCGCGCTGCTGGGTGCCGTCGACGAAGCGTTCGATCTCGGCCAGTTCCGCGTCGAGGCCACCGGCCGTAGTGAGGATCTCGATCAGGACCGGGGCGGCCTGGGCCTGGAACATCCGGGCCTCCGGTGCAGTCGTCAGCATCTGCCGACTGGAGTGCATCTCCTCGGCGAGCCGGCGCCGCAGCGTGATCGCGTCTCGGCGGGGCCCGGGGGCGGTGACGTAGGAGCGGGCGCCGAGCATCCGCGCGCGCAGGTGGCGCATCGATCTCAGCACGAGCCTCAACCCGACGAACAGGGCGAGTGACATGACGGCGAAGGTCGTGATCGCGATGATGGCGAGCGTTGTCATGGCACCCTGCTCCCGGCCTCGTTCAGGTTCGTGCACCAGCGTACGACGAGTTCCGGCTCGATGGGATGCCTTATTTCACGCGGTACCCGATACCGTGCGTCGCCGAAAGCCTGCGTCAACTGCTCCGCTCCGGGCGACAATCCGGCCCGGACAGGGGAGACTGAAGGGCGCTGCTGTGGAGACAGCGGCGATTTTTCGGAAGACAACGGAGTGTCGTGTGAGCATCTACGGTGGTAGGGCACTGATCCAAGGTGCCCCCAGTACATCGAGTGCGCCGAAGAGCGCGGTATCGCAGAGTGCCCAGCGCACCTGGGCCCTCGCCACTCGCAGCCCCGCCGTCGGCTCCCACCGCCTCTTCGCGCTCTTCACCGGAAGCGCCTACATCCTGGCCGGAAGCATCGGTGCGCTGTCGCTGGTCCTCGGCTCCTCGAGCCCATCCACGCTGTGGATCGAATGGCTGCTGGCCGTCTGCTGTGTCGTCGGTGGCTACCTGGTGGTGCGTCTCGGGCATCACTTCAAACTCGGTGGATTTCAGGACCAGATTCTCATCTTCGGCGGGACGGTGCTGGTCACCCTCTCGGTCCGCTATATCGGACGCCCGGGCGCGACCGTCGATACCTCGTACCTGTACCTGCTGCCGGCCGTCGGCTGTGCGTCGTTCTTCCCCTGGGTGAAGGCAC
Coding sequences within it:
- a CDS encoding anti-anti-sigma factor yields the protein MRASVTSSQLAEQSVLTVTGDVDFGLAPYVGTPLLDALAPGSGSRGVVVDLSAVNYVDSMGLSVLVHAASLAARERREFSLVLDGNRRLEKLLRMTGLTDAFAVHDTLAAALGTAVDDDLDAVPA